In one Dunckerocampus dactyliophorus isolate RoL2022-P2 chromosome 9, RoL_Ddac_1.1, whole genome shotgun sequence genomic region, the following are encoded:
- the fundc1 gene encoding FUN14 domain-containing protein 1 produces MSKVAQVDTADVKATEDRAASSKMAKHNKDLEEEIYDKVVDLTEYAKRQRWWNRLFGKTSGPLAEKYSVATQLAIGGVSGWCAGYLFQKVGKVAATAVGGGLLLLQIANNSGYIQVDWKRVEKDVNKAKKQIKKNTDKAGPELNTLIERSTEFVKKNIMVTSGFVGGFLLGLAS; encoded by the exons ATGTCAAAAGTAGCCCAAGTTGACACAGCGGACGTGAAGGCAACGGAGGACAGGGCAGCCTCATCCAAAATGGCGAAGCACAACAAGG ATCTGGAGGAGGAGATCTACGACAAGGTGGTCGATTTGACCGAGTACGCCAAACGTCAGCGATGGTGGAACCGTCTGTTTGGAAAGACATCCGGCCCGCTAGCAGAGAAATACTCTGTTGCTACACAGTTAGCCATAGGAGGAGTGAGCGGATG GTGTGCAGGCTATCTCTTCCAGAAGGTTGGAAAAGTTGCTGCGACTGCTGTAGGGGGAGGACTTCTGTTGCTGCAG ATAGCAAACAACAGCGGCTACATCCAAGTAGACTGGAAAAGAGTAGAGAAAGATGTCAACAAAGCCAAGAAACAAATAAAGAAGAACACAGACAAAGCAGGTCCAGAGTTAAACACGTTAATTGAGAGG tccACAGAGTTTGTGAAGAAAAACATTATGGTCACGAGCGGCTTCGTTGGAGGCTTCCTGCTCGGTCTGGCGTCCTAG
- the efhc2 gene encoding EF-hand domain-containing family member C2 isoform X1: MALPFLPGNCHSKQLLKDKFHKSQHFDYSSDLPLLTGMEKPGIGGELLLGQKLKSKHSVYPRGATGGLPSWVAFDKQALCFEAYFQEEVPEAPNETYRIRKCKIYFYLEDDTMQVVEPEYKNSGIPQGTLIRRQRIPLPPPREDQCYNVFHFNLNQKMVLFSHAFTITNCDQFTRNFLTKCGVILNDPVSVPDDPYRSLRDKIEKSMSPLRPYERRDTLKQFLDHDREVLRFFCFWDDTKTMFGELRELVLHYFLADDTIAINEVIPPNSGRVTVSKFLSRSKLPKHVSNQLALPGEMTNRTVLNVLASTRQGDRYMLDSLKVGLQGITGAIQEEFYKDFDLTVGSELNVWGRKVIIADCDDFTKDYYRSKYGIEDFTPVQYKADVAPKPPRPVPPYNGFGSEEDSLSSCQRLLPKPPQKDLHKFMAYDRRGLESNVLKFYAKMVTTSQVDSDREFIISFYLSDDSISVFERSQKNSGVLGGMFLARGRVKKPGQELFKSELSEYFTARDLYVGATLCLNNRLFQLLDADEYTFNYLEQHAGQFPKADIGIILGKVRSIQEEKQREIRNFLSLSDPANTGFVTFESFRGLLVGMECGLSEHEVLVLCRAFVERKQSDVDVGLMLAVAQDFLKKKNFDQLPDMSRVFEYNDPNKTGRISVKEATTICKTFQLPVSDNLLTCLLHKFADGDQIDYNAFLAGINWLEHPAPPVMPDDTLKFDVNVRHDASGVKNIHYSSLLQAAFHSASNTADPKSTALA; encoded by the exons ATGGCGTTACCATTTCTACCTGGAAATTGTCACAGTAAACAG CTGCTGAAGGACAAATTCCACAAATCCCAACATTTTGACTACTCCAGCGACCTTCCGCTCCTCACAGGGATGGAGAAGCCAGGCATCGGAGGCGAGCTGTTGCTGGGGCAGAAACTCAAATCCAAACATTCTGTTTATCCCAGAGGAGCAACCGGTGGCTTGCCGTCATGGGTCGCTTTTGACAAACAG GCGCTGTGTTTTGAGGCGTACTTCCAGGAAGAGGTGCCAGAAGCTCCCAATGAGACCTACAGGATCCGCAAGTGTAAGATCTACTTCTACCTCGAGGATGATACCATGCAAGTAGTGGAGCCAGAGTACAAAAACAGTGGAATCCCTCAAG GAACTCTTATTCGTCGCCAACGTATCCCGCTGCCTCCGCCCAGGGAGGACCAGTGTTACAACGTGTTTCACTTTAACCTCAACCAGAAGATGGTGCTGTTCTCTCACGCGTTCACCATCACGAACTGTGACCAGTTCACAAGGAATTTCCTCACCaaatgtggtgtcattctaaaTGACCCTGTCTCTGTGCCTGACGACCCATACCGCAGCCTGAGGGACAAG ATTGAGAAAAGCATGAGTCCCCTCCGGCCTTACGAGAGGCGAGACACTCTGAAACAGTTCCTGGACCACGACCGTGAAGTCCTCCGTTTCTTCTGCTTCTGGGATGACACCAAGACCATGTTCGGAGAGCTGCGAGAGCTTGTGCTGCACTACTTCCTGGCTGATGACACGATAGCGATCAATGAGGTCATCCCCCCAAATTCTGGGAGAGTCACAGTGTCGAAATTCCTCAGTCGGAGCAAACTACCTAAG CATGTTTCAAACCAATTGGCTCTTCCTGGAGAGATGACAAACCGCACCGTGCTCAACGTGCTGGCCTCCACCAGACAAGGAGATCGCTACATGCTGGATAGTCTCAAAGTAGGACTCCAAGGAATA ACAGGAGCCATCCAGGAGGAGTTCTATAAGGACTTTGATCTGACGGTAGGCAGCGAGCTGAACGTGTGGGGCAGGAAAGTGATTATCGCAGACTGTGACGACTTTACCAAAGACTACTACCGCTCCAAATATGGCATAG AGGACTTTACCCCAGTGCAGTACAAAGCTGATGTTGCCCCCAAACCGCCAAGGCCTGTACCTCCTTATAACGGCTTTGGCTCAGAGGAGGACTCACTAAGCTCTTGCCAGCGCCTGCTGCCCAAACCCCCACAGAAAGATCTCCACAAATTCATGGCGTATGACAG ACGTGGACTTGAGAGCAATGTGCTGAAGTTCTACGCCAAGATGGTGACCACCAGTCAAGTGGACAGCGACAGGGAGTTCATCATTTCCTTCTACCTGAGCGACGACTCCATCAGCGTGTTTGAGCGCTCTCAGAAGAACTCAG GTGTACTCGGTGGCATGTTCCTGGCGAGGGGTCGTGTAAAGAAACCTGGACAGGAGTTGTTTAAGAGCGAGCTCTCAGAGTACTTCACAGCCCGTGATCTGTACGTGGGAGCTACTCTCTGCCTCAACAACAGGCTGTTCCAACTCCTGGATGCTGATGAGTACACCTTCAACTACTTGGAGCAACACGCTGGGCAG TTCCCCAAGGCAGATATTGGCATCATCCTGGGTAAAGTACGGTCAATTCAAGAGGAGAAGCAGCGGGAGATCCGTAACTTTTTGTCTCTCAGTGACCCTGCCAACACCGGCTTTGTTACCTTTGAGTCCTTCAG GGGCCTACTGGTGGGTATGGAGTGCGGCCTGAGCGAGCATGAGGTTCTGGTGCTTTGCCGAGCTTTCGTCGAGCGCAAGCAGTCTGATGTGGATGTGGGCCTGATGTTGGCTGTTGCCCAGGACTTTCTCAAGAAGAAGAATTTTGACCAGCTGCCCGACATGTCCCGAGTGTTTGAATACAACGACCCAAACAA AACGGGCCGCATCTCCGTCAAAGAGGCGACGACCATCTGCAAGACCTTCCAGCTCCCCGTGTCTGACAACCTGCTTACATGTCTGCTCCACAA GTTTGCAGACGGGGACCAGATTGACTACAACGCCTTTCTGGCTGGCATCAACTGGCTGGAGCATCCCGCTCCCCCAGTGATGCCTGATGACACCTTGAAG
- the efhc2 gene encoding EF-hand domain-containing family member C2 isoform X2, translated as MALPFLPGNCHSKQLLKDKFHKSQHFDYSSDLPLLTGMEKPGIGGELLLGQKLKSKHSVYPRGATGGLPSWVAFDKQALCFEAYFQEEVPEAPNETYRIRKCKIYFYLEDDTMQVVEPEYKNSGIPQGTLIRRQRIPLPPPREDQCYNVFHFNLNQKMVLFSHAFTITNCDQFTRNFLTKCGVILNDPVSVPDDPYRSLRDKIEKSMSPLRPYERRDTLKQFLDHDREVLRFFCFWDDTKTMFGELRELVLHYFLADDTIAINEVIPPNSGRVTVSKFLSRSKLPKHVSNQLALPGEMTNRTVLNVLASTRQGDRYMLDSLKTGAIQEEFYKDFDLTVGSELNVWGRKVIIADCDDFTKDYYRSKYGIEDFTPVQYKADVAPKPPRPVPPYNGFGSEEDSLSSCQRLLPKPPQKDLHKFMAYDRRGLESNVLKFYAKMVTTSQVDSDREFIISFYLSDDSISVFERSQKNSGVLGGMFLARGRVKKPGQELFKSELSEYFTARDLYVGATLCLNNRLFQLLDADEYTFNYLEQHAGQFPKADIGIILGKVRSIQEEKQREIRNFLSLSDPANTGFVTFESFRGLLVGMECGLSEHEVLVLCRAFVERKQSDVDVGLMLAVAQDFLKKKNFDQLPDMSRVFEYNDPNKTGRISVKEATTICKTFQLPVSDNLLTCLLHKFADGDQIDYNAFLAGINWLEHPAPPVMPDDTLKFDVNVRHDASGVKNIHYSSLLQAAFHSASNTADPKSTALA; from the exons ATGGCGTTACCATTTCTACCTGGAAATTGTCACAGTAAACAG CTGCTGAAGGACAAATTCCACAAATCCCAACATTTTGACTACTCCAGCGACCTTCCGCTCCTCACAGGGATGGAGAAGCCAGGCATCGGAGGCGAGCTGTTGCTGGGGCAGAAACTCAAATCCAAACATTCTGTTTATCCCAGAGGAGCAACCGGTGGCTTGCCGTCATGGGTCGCTTTTGACAAACAG GCGCTGTGTTTTGAGGCGTACTTCCAGGAAGAGGTGCCAGAAGCTCCCAATGAGACCTACAGGATCCGCAAGTGTAAGATCTACTTCTACCTCGAGGATGATACCATGCAAGTAGTGGAGCCAGAGTACAAAAACAGTGGAATCCCTCAAG GAACTCTTATTCGTCGCCAACGTATCCCGCTGCCTCCGCCCAGGGAGGACCAGTGTTACAACGTGTTTCACTTTAACCTCAACCAGAAGATGGTGCTGTTCTCTCACGCGTTCACCATCACGAACTGTGACCAGTTCACAAGGAATTTCCTCACCaaatgtggtgtcattctaaaTGACCCTGTCTCTGTGCCTGACGACCCATACCGCAGCCTGAGGGACAAG ATTGAGAAAAGCATGAGTCCCCTCCGGCCTTACGAGAGGCGAGACACTCTGAAACAGTTCCTGGACCACGACCGTGAAGTCCTCCGTTTCTTCTGCTTCTGGGATGACACCAAGACCATGTTCGGAGAGCTGCGAGAGCTTGTGCTGCACTACTTCCTGGCTGATGACACGATAGCGATCAATGAGGTCATCCCCCCAAATTCTGGGAGAGTCACAGTGTCGAAATTCCTCAGTCGGAGCAAACTACCTAAG CATGTTTCAAACCAATTGGCTCTTCCTGGAGAGATGACAAACCGCACCGTGCTCAACGTGCTGGCCTCCACCAGACAAGGAGATCGCTACATGCTGGATAGTCTCAAA ACAGGAGCCATCCAGGAGGAGTTCTATAAGGACTTTGATCTGACGGTAGGCAGCGAGCTGAACGTGTGGGGCAGGAAAGTGATTATCGCAGACTGTGACGACTTTACCAAAGACTACTACCGCTCCAAATATGGCATAG AGGACTTTACCCCAGTGCAGTACAAAGCTGATGTTGCCCCCAAACCGCCAAGGCCTGTACCTCCTTATAACGGCTTTGGCTCAGAGGAGGACTCACTAAGCTCTTGCCAGCGCCTGCTGCCCAAACCCCCACAGAAAGATCTCCACAAATTCATGGCGTATGACAG ACGTGGACTTGAGAGCAATGTGCTGAAGTTCTACGCCAAGATGGTGACCACCAGTCAAGTGGACAGCGACAGGGAGTTCATCATTTCCTTCTACCTGAGCGACGACTCCATCAGCGTGTTTGAGCGCTCTCAGAAGAACTCAG GTGTACTCGGTGGCATGTTCCTGGCGAGGGGTCGTGTAAAGAAACCTGGACAGGAGTTGTTTAAGAGCGAGCTCTCAGAGTACTTCACAGCCCGTGATCTGTACGTGGGAGCTACTCTCTGCCTCAACAACAGGCTGTTCCAACTCCTGGATGCTGATGAGTACACCTTCAACTACTTGGAGCAACACGCTGGGCAG TTCCCCAAGGCAGATATTGGCATCATCCTGGGTAAAGTACGGTCAATTCAAGAGGAGAAGCAGCGGGAGATCCGTAACTTTTTGTCTCTCAGTGACCCTGCCAACACCGGCTTTGTTACCTTTGAGTCCTTCAG GGGCCTACTGGTGGGTATGGAGTGCGGCCTGAGCGAGCATGAGGTTCTGGTGCTTTGCCGAGCTTTCGTCGAGCGCAAGCAGTCTGATGTGGATGTGGGCCTGATGTTGGCTGTTGCCCAGGACTTTCTCAAGAAGAAGAATTTTGACCAGCTGCCCGACATGTCCCGAGTGTTTGAATACAACGACCCAAACAA AACGGGCCGCATCTCCGTCAAAGAGGCGACGACCATCTGCAAGACCTTCCAGCTCCCCGTGTCTGACAACCTGCTTACATGTCTGCTCCACAA GTTTGCAGACGGGGACCAGATTGACTACAACGCCTTTCTGGCTGGCATCAACTGGCTGGAGCATCCCGCTCCCCCAGTGATGCCTGATGACACCTTGAAG